A stretch of the Lineus longissimus chromosome 10, tnLinLong1.2, whole genome shotgun sequence genome encodes the following:
- the LOC135494825 gene encoding pseudouridine-5'-phosphatase-like, producing the protein MAAYPCTHVIFDMDGLLLDTERLYTIATQEVVGPYGKTFTWDIKSQMMGRKADDAIRILIDALELPLTIEEYKVKIAEKYKDVFPACDILPGVEKLVQHLHKHNIPMAVASGSNKHDYDLKTLQHSHLFDKFCHVVLSSDDPDVKHGKPAPDCFLICAQRFKDSPDPEKVLVFEDAKNGVLGGLAANMQVVWVPDKQADKSELVDHATLTLDSLEEFQPEQFGLPAYDS; encoded by the exons atggctgcctatCCTTGCACGCATGTCATATTCGATATGGATGGCCTTTTACTTG ATACAGAGCGTCTTTACACCATAGCGACACAGGAGGTAGTTGGACCGTATGGGAAAACCTTCACATGGGATATCAAGTCACAAATGATGGGAAGAAAAGCTGATGATGCTATACGTATCCTAATAG ACGCCTTAGAATTACCATTGACCATAGAAGAATACAAGGTGAAAATTGCTGAGAAATATAAAGATGTCTTCCCCGCATGTGATATTCTTCCAG GTGTCGAAAAACTTGTCCAACATCTCCATAAACACAACATACCAATGGCAGTCGCGTCTGGCTCAAATAAACATGACTACGACCTAAAGACGTTGCAGCACAGCCACTTATTTGACAAGTTTTGTCATGTTGTGCTGAGTAGCGATGACCCAGATGTGAAGCATGGTAAACCTGCGCCAGATTGTTTTCTTATCTGTGCCCAGAGATTCAAAGACAGCCCAGATCCCGAAAAG GTGCTTGTATTTGAAGACGCTAAAAATGGAGTCCTTGGTGGTCTCGCTGCAAACATGCAAGTCGTCTGGGTGCCGGATAAACAAGCGGACAAGTCTGAACTTGTGGACCATGCGACACTGACATTAGATTCTCTGGAGGAATTTCAACCTGAACAATTTGGACTACCAGCTTATGACAGCTGA
- the LOC135494824 gene encoding patatin-like phospholipase domain-containing protein 4, translating into MLATVRTIAMSASTTAKPVYNLSFAGCGFLGIYHLGAAACIVKHGQGLLKNVERYGGASAGSLVAATLLCGRDKLQHCIDFTYNLAREIKKKPLGALTPGYNLIVPLEKFLREMLPEDAHDIAKDRLFISVTNMRTKKNEVFSEYESREELIQCLLASCFIPAYAGFRLPKIRNQKYADGGITDNLPKFEEGQTISVSPFSGGQNICPKDKNGLGMYINVVNQEFQVNLHNGARVLHALFPPKRRTLESYYQKGVRDAERFLIEEDMFERGDILWYETSV; encoded by the exons ATGTTGGCCACAGTCAGAACCATCGCCATGTCTGCCTCTACAACTGCCAAACCTGTTTACAACTTGTCCTTTGCGGGCTGTGGATTCCTAGGGATATACCACCTGGGAGCTGCGGCCTGCATTGTCAAACATGGCCAGGGCTTACTAAAGAATGTCGAGCGTTACGGAGGAGCATCGGCTGGGTCTTTGGTTGCGGCAACCCTCCTCTGTGGCAGGGATAAACTTCAG CACTGCATTGACTTCACGTACAACCTGGCCAGAGAGATCAAGAAGAAGCCCCTGGGTGCCCTCACCCCAGGCTACAACCTGATTGTGCCGCTAGAGAAGTTTCTTCGTGAGATGCTGCCCGAGGATGCCCATGACATAGCCAAGGACAGACTCTTCATCTCTGTGACTAACATGAGGACCAAGAAGAATGAGGTGTTTTCGGAATATGaatcaagggaggaactgatCCAG TGTTTACTTGCGAGTTGCTTCATTCCTGCCTATGCTGGCTTCCGTCTTCCAAAGATCAGAAATCAG AAATATGCAGACGGAGGGATCACGGACAATCTGCCAAAATTTGAAGAAGGACAAACGATATCAGTTTCACCATTCTCTGGTGGTCAGAACATTTGCCCCAAGGATAAAAATGGGCTGGGAATGTACATCAACGTTGTGAATCAAGAGTTCCAAGTGAATCTGCACAATGGTGCTCGGGTGTTGCATGCGCTGTTTCCCCCCAAGCGGCGCACTCTTGAGTCATATTACCAAAAGGGGGTGAGGGACGCCGAGCGGTTTTTGATCGAGGAGGATATGTTTGAGAGGGGTGATATTCTGTGGTATGAGACTTCGGTGTGA